Part of the Longimicrobium sp. genome, CGGGGGAGCAGCCACTCCCCCGCGCGTTTCATCTCACCCGGCCTCTACTGCAATCTGCGGGCAACCCGATCTGGCGCGCGTTGCTACGGGTTCATCTTCCCCGGAGCGTCACGGCATAGCATGAGGGCTCTCGCAGCGATTCCGCGGCGAACGCGAAGATCGACCGTAGCGTTTCCGGCGTAAGTTGAGGATACGACTCGAGGATTTCAGCCGAGGTCCATCCTGCTGCGAAGAGCCCCAGCAGGAACTCTACTCCCAGCCGGCTATTCCGAACGACGGGCTTTCCCGCCAGGACAGCTGGATCCCAATGGATGTGCTCGCGCCAGTCGATTTGCCGCATGGCGATCCCGCTCAGAGATGGAACCCACCCTTGAAGAGCTGCGGCACGGCCACGATCACGCCGAAGCGAATCAGGCGGCCGAGTGAGCCGAGGACGATGAACCAGGCGAGGTTCATCCGCGCGGCGCCGGCCGCTACGCTCATGATGTAGAACGGCGGGAGCCCCACGCTGGCGCTGGCGAACACGAGCGCGCCGCCCATTCGGGGGTGCTGCTCCATGTGGCTGTTCACCTTTTCCATCGCCACCTTCCAGCGCGTCCCCGGCAGCTTCAGCACGCCCATCCCCATGTAGTACATCGCCGTTTTGCCCAGCATCTGCCCCGCGGTCGCCGCCACGATCAGCGGCACCACGAACGCGGACGGGGCCAGCGCCGAGGCGCCCAGCAGGTAGATCTCGATATTCACCACCGGCACCAGCGCACTGAGCAGCGCCACGCCGAATGTCG contains:
- a CDS encoding DUF433 domain-containing protein, which translates into the protein MRQIDWREHIHWDPAVLAGKPVVRNSRLGVEFLLGLFAAGWTSAEILESYPQLTPETLRSIFAFAAESLREPSCYAVTLRGR